Part of the Alteribacter lacisalsi genome, GCGAATAAACGTTTCATACGTTCGTCATTCCTTTCCGTGTGCTCAGTATTATCGTACCACGACTCAGACGAGTCAGAATACCATTTATGGAAAATTAAGAAAAATTCTTCTTTGATATACCCACACGGGGAAAGGATTTTGGTAGGATAGAGGCAGGGAAAACGAGGTGAGGTACGAATGAAACAGATTTTGCCGATTCTCCTCATTGTTGCGGTCATCGGAGGAGCCATGTTCTTTTTCCAGGAGCCTGCTGCTGTTGAGGAAGTGGAACGAGATTGGGATGCATCAGGAAATGTGATGCAGGGGGCCGGAGAAGGTAATAATAAGTGGAAACTGGAACTGTGGGCTGACTTTGAAGACACAGAGGAGCCGATCGTCGGGTTTGATCTTTCCATGAGAGACAAAGAGCGGGGCGCTGATGTTGAAGCTGTGGAAGTGTTCGTGCAGTTTTATAATCCAATGGGAAGCTTTTATTATCAGGATTTAAATGTGGACGAGGAGTTTGACGGCATGATTGCGATCGAGGAAGTGTGCACGTTCTGCAGTAAGGATGCGTTTGATGACAGCGAAATGTATTACGGAACGGATGGAGATTCTGACTTGTTCGGCTACATCACGATCGCCTGGAGGGAAGATGGGACCACATATGAAAGCGGGACCGATTTTTCCATGCCTGGAAAAATACTTAATAACGAGGACTACGTGGAAAACGACAATTAAAAGGAGCGAGTCATCATGACAGACAGAAGAATTGAAAAGCTGGCGGGAGTCCTTCTCGACCATTCAATTAAAATAAAGAAAGGCGAGCGGGTGCTCATTCGCGGCCATTACGCCACAAAGCCGCTCATGACGGAACTGATCGACCAGGTATATGCACGCGGCGCCTATCCGTATACGGAGCTTCTCGACGATGAGATCGGCCGCCACCTGAGCATGGGATATGAAAAAGAACAGCTCGAAACGCAGGCGGCCTGGGCGATGAAACGTTACGAGGACGTGGATGCCGTCATTGCCATCATCGCGGAGGAAAATGATGCGGAAATGGCCGAAGTTCCGAGTGAAAAATTCAAGCTCCGTGGCGAAGTGTTCAAGCCTGTTCAGGAGTTCTACATCAACAACCGCCGTTGGGTGTTGCTCAATTACCCGACGCCTGCCCTTGCCCAGAAAGCGGGGATGAGCACAAAAGCGTTTACCGACTTTCTCCTTGATGTCTGCACCGCTGATTACAAAAAGATGGAGAAGGCGTTTGAACCGCTCAAACAGCTGATGGAAAAAACAGAACAGGTGCGGATTACCGCGCCGGGCACAGACCTGCAGTTTTCCATAAAGGATATTCCCGTCGTGCCGTGTGCAGGGGAAGCGAACATTCCGGACGGGGAAATCTATACCTCGCCGGTGAAAGACAGCGTTAACGGGACGATTGCGTTTAATACACCCTGCCCGTACCGCGGCGTGACGTACAACAATGTGAAGCTCACGTTTAAAGACGGCCGGATCACGGAGGCGGACGCCGACCAGAAGGACAAGCTCGAAGCGATTCTCGACACGGATGAAGGTGCGCGCTTTGCCGGGGAGTTTGCGATCGGGGTGAACCCTTATATTCTGAAGCCGATGGGCGACATTCTGTTTGATGAAAAGATCGGCGGCAGCCTTCATTTCACACCGGGTGAAGCCTATGAGGATGCTGATAACGGGAACCGCTCGGCGGTGCACTGGGATATGGTGCTGATCCAGCGTCCGGAATACGGCGGCGGTGAGATTTATTTTGACGATATGCTCGTACGGAAAGACGGGGAATTCGTCCTTGACGAGCTCGCCGGTCTGAACCCGGAAAAATTAAAATAAGCCCTTAAGGGCACTTAACCATGCCACCGGCGGGGATCGGGCATAGATTACAGTACAGGTGATCCCAATCCCTCTTCAATTATAATAAAGCTTGACGCGAGGCCTCGCTGAGTGCCTCGCCTTTTTTTGCGTTCGGGAGGATTGCGGTAGTGGCGCGGCAGTGAGACGACGTATATGGGATTTATTTTCAGCTATATGGGACTTAGCCGGCCATATATGGGAATTAGCCTGTGCCCATCCAGGAAATCATAAAAAAATCCAACAGTCAGCCTTCCTCATCCGTTATCTTAATGACAGGGCACAAAACAGGAGATGTAGCAAATGGACATCACAGCCATTTACGGCACACTTGAAAACGAACTGAGCCGGTTTGCCGGATCGATCGCACGCCACAGCCAGGAAGCGGACGATCTCGTCCAGCAGGCGCTCGAAAAAGCACTGGCGCACCCGGAACTGGCTGCTCTCCCGGTTCACAAGCAGCGGGCGTGGTTTTTCAGAGTGATGAAAAATCAGCTGATCGATGACCGCCGCAGGGAAAAGCGGGTCACCGGCTGGGAAGACGAGCTCGACTTTCCGGTTCCGGAGCAGGCGCTGAGCCCTGTTGAAGTGAACGAAATGCTGAGAGCTCTGTCCGATGAGGAGCGCGATATTGTGTTCAAACGATACTGGGTCGGTCTGACGAGCCAGGAGATTGGCGCACAACTCGAGCTGCCGCCGGCTACCGTCAGGTATAAGCTCAGTAAAGCGGTAAAGAAGCTTCGTAAAAAAATGGAGGAGTGAGGACGAATGGCAAAACAGCGAATCGGAAATGTAGGGGTACTGAACTTAACGAAGGCAACCGAGCAATCGGTGGCCAATATCGAGAAAATCGAAAACGTCGGGTGTGTGCTTTACAAGCCGGAAACGGCTCATCTGATCACGTCGCTTAACATCGGCAACATTGGAAAAACGCTCGAAATGACGAGGGATTTCACTGTGATAAACGGTCAGATTACACTTGACCAGGCCTTTTTTTCGACGGTGGAAAAACCGCTCTCCCTTCTCGTAAACGGACAGGTAGTGATCGGGAAGGACGTGGCAGCAGACGACATCAGGGAAAAGGTTGAAAGTATAGTGATTAACGGTGCTATCTACGCCCCGCGTGAAGTAGCGGGTGCACTCAACGAACGGGTGAAGGATCTGATGGGCGGCATCAAAACCTATGAAGGAGAGCTGCCCCGCACGGTCAACGGCAGCCAGGAACTTACGAACCGCTATCTGCAGTCGATCGGCTCCAGCTTACAGCTGGTCGTAAATGGCGTGCTGACTCTTGCTGAAGATCTCGACATGAGCCTTTTTCAGGAAAAAATCGAGGACCTAGAAGTGAACGGTGTCATCCGTCTGTATGAAACGCAGGAACCGGCCCTTTTTAACAAAGCACCGGTGATCAACGGGGTGACCGACGTGATCCCGGACGGCTACGAGCACGTGGGGAAGGCACTGACACTCACAGAACGCTCCATCCGCCGCTTTAAAGGAAGCCGGCTCTATACGAACAAACCGGTCGTCCTTGAACCGGACGTGACGCGCGAAGCTTTGGAAAAAGCCATCGTTCACATTCGCTCGTCTTCGGTTATTGTCTGCCATGAGGATCTGGAGGATCTCCTGTTCGAGCGGTGTGACCCGCTGGAAACAGAGGTTCTGACATACAGCGGCCGGTACGCGCTGATCACAGATGAAACCTGGTCCCGGGAAGACCTGGAGGCGTTCGATGACAAGCTCACTCTCATTGTCACCGGCACCCTGCGTCTCGGTGAAAACGTCGATGCCGCTGCTCTCCGCTCAAAAGTGGACGCTATTGACCTTCTCGGCTCAATTACCTCGCCGAATGCGGAAGTGAAAGGCGCAGTTATGACGCTGCTCCGCACAAAAGACGGTGAAGTAAATACAGCAGGCGACAAAACGGAAGGACCGGCCATTTCCAATTTTGGTGAACTGTCACTCTAGCCTAAGGGCACGTAAAAGGGGGGCAAGCTTCATGTTTATTCATCACGACCGGGATACTCTTCGCTGGCGTATGAAAGAGATTGAAGACGAGTGCAGGGAAGCGCGCTTTGCCAGGTGTATTCGCCATAGTCAACGCGATCAGCCTCAGCAGAAACGAAAATAGTCAGGCTCAGAAGACCGTCTCCGGCATGGAGGCGGTCTTTTCCTGGGTGAATTGGGGGCGGTTCTCACGTAACAAACATCCGCTATTTTTTTGCTCCTCGCTCTTATACAGGCCAATCCGCCTGTCCTCATGCCCCGCATTATGATACGATAATGAAAATTGCCTGCTCACATCGTAGTGGAAAGGAGCCCTTAAGCCAATGACCCTAGTAACCACTTCAGCTGATTTTCAGGAACCGCTGCGAAACAGACTCGTGGCTTCTTTTCCCGATGTCACGTTCACCTGGCACGGTACAATAGAAGAAACCGAACAATCGGGTGACCTGCGTAAAGCGGCTGTGCTCATTACATACGGGGAGGATCTCAAGCCCCACCATATTAAAAAGGCCGCTAACCTGAAATGGATCATGGTCGTCTCCGCAGGCAT contains:
- a CDS encoding RNA polymerase sigma factor, with the protein product MDITAIYGTLENELSRFAGSIARHSQEADDLVQQALEKALAHPELAALPVHKQRAWFFRVMKNQLIDDRRREKRVTGWEDELDFPVPEQALSPVEVNEMLRALSDEERDIVFKRYWVGLTSQEIGAQLELPPATVRYKLSKAVKKLRKKMEE
- a CDS encoding aminopeptidase, translated to MTDRRIEKLAGVLLDHSIKIKKGERVLIRGHYATKPLMTELIDQVYARGAYPYTELLDDEIGRHLSMGYEKEQLETQAAWAMKRYEDVDAVIAIIAEENDAEMAEVPSEKFKLRGEVFKPVQEFYINNRRWVLLNYPTPALAQKAGMSTKAFTDFLLDVCTADYKKMEKAFEPLKQLMEKTEQVRITAPGTDLQFSIKDIPVVPCAGEANIPDGEIYTSPVKDSVNGTIAFNTPCPYRGVTYNNVKLTFKDGRITEADADQKDKLEAILDTDEGARFAGEFAIGVNPYILKPMGDILFDEKIGGSLHFTPGEAYEDADNGNRSAVHWDMVLIQRPEYGGGEIYFDDMLVRKDGEFVLDELAGLNPEKLK